A part of Neoarius graeffei isolate fNeoGra1 chromosome 22, fNeoGra1.pri, whole genome shotgun sequence genomic DNA contains:
- the LOC132870474 gene encoding GTPase IMAP family member 8-like, producing the protein MASTTNNPHHLHYKVILLGKSRSGKSASGNTLLGEKKFISKKTFKSVTQDVQMESVTFNEMTLDVYDTPGLFHKAISNENVLDKWQHLLQEDETTCTVILFVMKIDRFTREDKEAVDLIEEFIPERLVQNTWILFTGGDELERGDLTIQQFIEDTEELEKLVQRFQNKYHVFDNISQSPNQVQMLIKKIKKTARIISTEINLRPDPEEDSLHRRIILVGKTGVGKSATGNTILRQKRFRSELSPSSVTSQSEIQCGVVLGRNVSVIDTPGLFNTTQSHEELAEELGRSIYESSPGPHAFLYVQPINIRFTEQEENVVEKLEQIFGKEMKKYTMILFTHGDSLKEMSVDQMIQENSSLGTLVEQCGGGYHVFNNENPRNREQVRELLQKIDRMVECNGGTCYSNEIYKDAARHRREEERGGNGFKEFFKNNKCYLLTAAAIGSGSGIASGTVIGAAVGGVVGGPIGAGIGAGIGAGIGALTGTGAGFGVGVKLASHRNAEQNNQRSENMDRERAPDGEGGCESLDLGHMPFDDDNSESRALIPEPNIRHRSGGRRSQTQK; encoded by the exons ATGGCTTCAACTACAAACAACCCTCATCATCTACATTATAAAGTTATTCTACTTGGAAAATCCAGATCAGGAAAAAGTGCTTCAGGAAACACtctactgggggaaaaaaaattcatTTCCAAGAAGACATTTAAATCCGTCACTCAGGATGTTCAGATGGAGAGTGTGACCTTTAATGAAATGACTCTTGATGTCTACGACACCCCAGGACTCTTTCATAAAGCAATAAGCAATGAAAATGTTTTAGATAAATGGCAGCATCTGCTCCAGGAAGATGAAACAACCTGCACCGTGATTCTGTTCGTGATGAAAATCGACAGATTTACACGAGAAGATAAAGAAGCTGTTGATCTGATCGAGGAGTTTATACCAGAAAGACTCGTCCAAAACACGTGGATCCTCTTCACCGGAGGAGACGAGCTGGAGAGAGGAGATCTCACTATACAGCAGTTTATAGAAGATACAGAAGAACTGGAGAAACTGGTGCAGAGATTTCAGAACAAATATCATGTCTTTGATAACATCTCGCAAAGTCCAAATCAAGTCCAGATGTTAATTAAGAAGATAAAAAAGACTGCACGAATCATCT CTACAGAGATAAATCTACGACCAGACCCTGAAGAAGATTCTCTTCACAGGAGAATCATTTTGGTGGGGAAGACTGGTGTTGGGAAGAGCGCTACAGGAAACACCATCCTGAGACAGAAGAGATTCAGATCTGAGCTCAGTCCATCCTCAGTAACATCCCAGTCTGAGATTCAGTGTGGAGTGGTTTTAGGGAGGAATGTATCTGTGATCGACACACCAGGGTTATTTAACACAACACAATCCCATGAGGAGTTAGCTGAAGAGCTAGGGAGGAGTATTTATGAGTCCAGTCCAGGACCTCACGCCTTCCTTTATGTCCAGCCCATTAATATCAGATTCACTGAACAGGAGGAAAATGTTGTAGAGAAATTAGAGCAGATTTTTGGAAAAGAGATGAAAAAATACACAATGATTCTCTTCACTCATGGAGACTCGTTAAAGGAGATGTCTGTGGATCAGATGATTCAGGAGAACAGCTCACTCGGGACACTAGTTGAGCAGTGTGGAGGTGGATATCACGTCTTTAATAATGAAAACCCGAGAAACAGAGAGCAGGTCAGGGAGCTACTGCAGAAGATAGACAGAATGGTGGAGTGCAATGGAGGAACCTGTTACTCCAATGAGATCTATAAGGATGCAGCAAGACAcaggagagaggaagagagagggggTAATGGTTTTAAAGAGTTTTTCAAAAACAACAAGTGTTATTTGCTTACTGCTGCTGCTATTGGAAGTGGAAGTGGAATTGCATCTGGAACTGTAATAGGAGCTGCAGTGGGTGGTGTTGTTGGAGGTCCTATAGGTGCAGGCATTGGTGCAGGCATTGGTGCAGGCATTGGTGCACTCACTGGTACTGGTGCAGGATTTGGTGTTGGTGTTAAATTGGCTTCACATAGAAATGCAGAACAAAATAATCAGAGAAGTGAAaacatggatagagagagagcacCAGATGGTGAAGGTGGATGTGAATCACTGGATTTAGGTCACATGCCCTTTGATGATGACAATTCAGAGTCAAGGGCCTTGATCCCTGAACCTAATATCAGGCATCGGTCAGGAGGTCGGAGATCCCAAACTCAGAAATAA